One Gopherus evgoodei ecotype Sinaloan lineage chromosome 1, rGopEvg1_v1.p, whole genome shotgun sequence genomic window, TATGGTTTGTAACTGTTTAATGATGCCCCacatgggttccagtgtggggtgataAATGACAACCAGGGGTGTGCAGTCAAAGGGGATTTTATTTCCATATTGAAGCAATTTCTCTCGGGTTATTTGGATGacccattccatgatgcaatctacttctctggtagaGGGTTGTTGTTTGTTGAAGGCAGTTTTATGGCTGTTAAGGtatatatcccagactttctcctcagaccatattctgtggtatctgagtgcctggctgtagataacgtATGTCTTGGTGTATTTGGGGTGGTTAGTCAATCTGTGATGGTAAATGTGGTGATCCATGCGTTTCTGTATACAGTTTGTTTGTAAGATTCCATTGCTGAAGCTAATTGTGGTGAACATGAAGTTGATGCTAATGTGGGAGTCTCCTACAGAGAGTTAAAATGGAGAGATAGCAGTTGTTGAAGTTCTAGTGAAATTTATGAGGAAGTTAAGGCATCTCTCTGGAGGATGAAAATAACATTGATATAACTCAATCAATCTCTCTGTTGGTTTTGTGGCGCATTTGAGAAGGTTTGCATATTGGGGAACCATGCTAATACCCATGGTTGTTCCCacggtttggacaaagtgttgaATGTAAAACTGTTATGGGTGAGGTTGAAATAGGTGAGTTTGGAGATGTGCTTGGGGTGGATACCCTAAGCATTATCCTTTATCTTGTAGATATTTATGGCAGTCGATCATGGAGTCCTTGTGAGGGATGTTGTTGTAAAGGGaggtgacatccatggtggcaagAATAGTGTTCTGAGGTaggttgttaatgttgcagagtttctAGAAGAAGTTGGTTGTGTCCTGGAAGAAGGTAGCCTTTTGTGGGGTGAGTgatttgaggatggtttctatgagtcccAGTATTCCTTCAGTATGAGTGCTGTGGCCAAATATGATGGGTCTGCCTTGGTTCCTTTGTTTGTGTATCCTGGGAAACATGTAGaagagtggttctcaaccagggatacatgtacctctgtgggtacacagaggtcttccaggaggtacatcaactcatctagatattttcctagttttacaacaggctacataaaaagcactaatgaggtcagtacaaactaaaatttcatacagacaatgacttgcttacactgctctatatactatacactgaaatttaagtccagtatttatattccaattgatttatattataattatatgataaaaatgagaaaattagcaatttttcagtaatagtgtgctgtgacacttttgtatttttatgtctgattttggaaCTTAGaatcagaggactggaagggaactcaagaggtcatctgcTCCAGTCCCACGCACTCATGGCAGGATGAAGTATTATCTATcctagaccattcctaacaggtgtttttctaacctgctcttaaaaatctccaatgatggagattccacaacctccctaggcaatttataccagtgcttaaccatcctgacagttaggaagttattcctgatgtccaacttaaacctcccttgctgcaatttaagcccattgtttcttgtcctagcctcagaggttaagaagaacaattcttctccctcctccttgtaacaactttttcatgtacttgaaaactgttatcatgtcccgtctcaatcttcttttttccagattaaacaaactcaattttttcaatcttcccttataggtcatgtttgctagaccttcaatcatttttgttgctcctctctggactttctccaatttgtccacatctttcctgaaacgtggtgctcagaactggacacactgctGAGCTGGGTTTGTGGTGGATGAAGTTGTAAAGTATCTCTTGAAGTTGTTTGTGAAAGTATTTGATGATATCTTTTATTTCCTGGGTAAACTGTGTGGTGTAGTTTTCTTTGTGTTCTTTATAATAGGTAGTAGTTCAGAGAGTTGTCCGTTGATCTGGTTAACAAAATCATGGTTGAAGACTATGATGGCACCCCCTTTGTCTGCTGGTTTAATCACTATCTGCGGATTGGATTTCAGGGACTGTATAGCTGTCCTGTCAATGGTGGAGGGATTGTGGTGTATGTGATTtcaggtttttttgtgttttttttttggtattgtttttgttttttttcctgagcaATTAATGATCAATAGTGTGGATTTCTCAACTGTGGGGTGTCCATTGTCcatccaaatgatttttttttcttatggctGTTGGTGGAAATGTGATTATTGTGGCTGGTGTCATCATTGTTGtgaaagaattctttgaggtggaGTTGGCAGAAGAATTATTTTAGTTCTCCACGTTAGTATGGTAACAGTTTCTGTTGTGGGGCAGAAGTCCAGTCCCTTGGAGATCACAGATAATTCAGCTCAAGTTAGGAATAGTTTTGATAAATTGATGTTGTTGGAGTGTCACATTGTGTCCATGTGGTGGGTCCTGGTGCCATGGTTTCTCCAGGAGATGGTGTTCTGTGGGTTGTGGAGTTGTTGTAGTTGGTTCCACTTTTAATTTTGGTGTTGGTTTTcaggtatttttgtttttctttgtatagCTCCTTTGGGATTTCCAGGCTGGTTCCCAGATAGTTTTTTTCTCCAGTGTGTGAGAGTCTGTGATGATTTCTTGTTTGATTATGTGAGGTGCAGTAAGTGGTTTCTCAGGATAagtcttcactagcaacattaaagcactgccacagcagtgctttaatcATGACTGTGTAGTTGTGGCACTAGAGctgtaaaaaaaacacccccacaAGGGaagtagctaccagcgctggtgcacGGCCTACagtgccactttacagtgctgaaacttgcagcgctcagggatgtgttttttcacacccctgagcgagaaaggtgcagcactgtaaagtggcagtgtagacaaggcctctgtTTTTTCTGAAGTCCTTCTGCAGAGCTATTCAACATATCTGGAGTTTTTATGTAGTGGTCAAAGGGTTATAGATGATGAAACCTCTGGGGATGATGTTTTGTTTCTTGAATTTACTCAGGAAATAGATGTTGCTGTTaagtttttcttccttttgcttcATGTTATGGCATTTCCATTTCAAATGGCAAAATTCAATATCTTCCATTGTtgcatgcaatgttgttgtagccatgttagtcctaggatattagagagactcaGCAAGACGGGAGaatcccagagcccaggttcaAACCTGagccaaatgtctacactgcaattaaacagtcccatATAGACCGACCTCTGCGAGCCTGAGtaagctgacatgggccagcagtgggtgtttcatttctgtgtagacataccgtcTGTGCTCCTTTTACACCTTTGTCATCTAGTGGCCCCAGtgcctgtttggcaggcttcctgcttctgatgtacttagaaGAGTTCTCACTGTTAATTTTTTGCATCTTtagcaagttgcttctcaaattctTGCCTGGCCTATCTTCTTATACTTTCACATTTAACCTACCAGAGTTTGTGCACCTTTTTTTCTATTATCcacactaggatttgacttccaaattttaaaggatgcctttttgcctctaaaggCCTCCATTGCTCTGCTGTTTAGCTACTGTGCCATTCGTTTGATCCTCGTGTTGTCTTTTCTGACTTGGGGAACACATTTAGTCTGAGCCTCTGTTATAGTATATTTAAATAGTCCTCATGCTGCTTTCAAGCATTTAACACTTGTGACTGCTCCATTCAATGTATATTTAACAAgtgtcctcatttttgtgtagtttctttTTTTAGAGTTAAATGTTTCTgtggctggtttttttttttggtattatcccctctacaaggatgttaaatttaactacattatggtcactattactaagcagttcagctatagttacctcttgaacCAGATCCTCTGCTCTCCTTGGGACTACATCAAAAATTGCCTTTCGCCCTTTCCCCAGgtgggttccagaactagctgctgCAAGATgcagtcagggccagctttaagctGATTCACCCGATTCCCTAGAATCGGGCCCCATGTCTAAGGAGGCCCCGCTCtgggggtcttcagcagcatttcagcagtggggggtctgctccaggggtctttggcagcatttcggcagcggggggggggggggggagttgtccTTTGGTGCCATGGAAAACCCAGAGCAGACCCCTCCACTGCTGAGTATTCCAATTGGGCCCCACGGGTCATAAAGCTGGCCCTAGATGCAGTCATTTatagtgtctagaaattttatctctgcatcatgGTCTGAGGTTACATTTACCCAGTCAATATGAATATAGTTGAACTCACtcattattattgtgttttctgcTTTTGTAACCTCTCTCTAGTCTCCCTTTGCATTTTACAATCTCTGTGACCATCCAGGACAGCTGGCCAGcggtatattcctactgctatactctttttattcaagcatggaatttctatccatagagattctatagtatAGTTTGTATCACTTAAGATTTTTGCCCTATTTCATTCTTCTTTCTCTTTAACATATAATtccactcccccaccagtgcAACCTACTCTGTTGTCATTCCTATCTATTTTATATCCTGGTATtgccatgtcccattgattatcctttaTCCACTAGGTTTCAGTGATGCCTATAATATCAATATTCTCTTTCAATgtcaggcactctagttcacccatggTATTAAGATTTCTAGCATTTATATATAAGCATTTGTACATTTTGTCAGTATTCAGTTGCTTGCCTTCATGTGTTATATTTAAATGGGACTCGATTACCTTTGACTGTCCCTCACTGCCTCCTACCTATACTTTACCAACTTCTTTCATATCCTCTTTATTAGGACACAGTGTTCCCCCTTTAATAAATTCATCCCTAAGGGACATCTCCACTCAAACTGTGtactcctctgcacctgtcagtGCTCTCCCAGCACTTCTTTTTAACTATATGTGACAGCTGTCTGGTTGCCTCTTGGTTAAGGGGGAGCCTCCTGTATAGGCCACTCCTTCCCCATAAGGTTCCCCAGTTTCTAATAAATCTACGTCCCTCATCTCTACACCATTGCCTCATCCACACATtaagaccctgcagttctgcctgttttactggccctgcatgtggaactggaagcatttcagagaatgctaccatgtacatcctggactttaatctcttacatAGCAGCCAAAATTCCAGGACTTTTCTCTTACATTTCTTTACATTATTGGTACCCACACGTACCACGATCATCAGATCATCCCCAGCAATACCTATAAGGCTATCTAGATGTCCTGCCTGTGGCTGCCTCACCAAGCTGGATAGGGTATATggctccccttccctccactgGTCTCTGAATACAGGAATAACACAGAACTCCCCTTCTGCTCCATGCTGTCTCCAGCAGTAAGGCCACGTCCAggctacccgccgtattggcgggttaaaatcgattgctcggggatcgatatatcgcgtctaatctagacgcaacatatcgatccccgagcgcgcttatatcgattccggaactccatcaaccccaacggagctccggaatcgacacagagagccgcgaacatcgatcccgcgccgtctggacgggtgaataatccgatcttagatattcgacttcagctacgttattcacgtagctgaagttgcgtatctaagatcgatttcccccccctagtttggaccagccctaagaggcGCCAGGTTAATCCTACAGCCCCTCATACTTCtgctcttggagggaaggagaaaTCAGAGCAATGCAGTCAATTGTGTGCACAAAGAGAGTCTAGAGAGTTGGAGGTGTGGAGTGGGTGACACAGGGAGGTTCAGCTCTGCCCTTTCCAAAATACTACAGCCATGccctccaaccctccccccaTTTCTGTCCCACTTCAAAATTGCTGCTTCTGACTGCATGTCATCCCTTCATTGTTCCTGTATCTGCTTCTGAACTCCTCAGCTTGCTCCTATGCAGAGAGGCATGCTGGGGAGGAAGGGCTGAGCTGTGTTGGACATGTGAAAAGTCCTTGAGATGATGCATAGACAATGAAGAGATTAATGTGCAGCCAGTGCCGTCTCTGGCTGGGGTAACTATTGCCAAGGAACTGGAAGAACTGGAAGAGactctcatctgtaaaatatgaaGATACTGAGAAATTAAGTTTTAATAAAACATGGAAATTTACTACCCAAAAACTTTGTTAATGCAGGTTGCCCAGCACTGCCTAGTGCCCCTCCACATGGTAGAAGTTTGGTAAACTTAAACCTCTGAAAGCCGAAGTTAAAAAGTCAAGGTACACAACACAATTTTTATTGTGTACTCTTTGATTGATGTCCCAAAATGATAATAATAAGCATACTAGCACTCTACACCCATAGATGCTTCAGAACACAGTGGGAACAGAGCACAATGAGCACTCTGTGACAAAGTTTAACAACTTCTGTTCACTAAGGCAAAACTTTGATTAGTTCAGGCATAGCCAACAGGAGTTACCTACACGTGGCCAATACTCAAAGCCTACTCCAACCAGgccatcccaaacctgcaaaatgTTACCACCCCTTCTTTCTTGCCCTAAAAATTCCTATGACCATTATCTTCACCTATCCCCCACTAAGTCCTGGAGATCACTCTTATGTATGCCATCAGGCTGCTAACAATCCCCAGGATAAGAAGACCAAACATAAAGATGAGCATATTCTCTTACTCATTTATCATGTTCACTTTTTAAGGCATAATAATTATTGAACCATTTCCAGTGGCTAATTCAAGCTTTAGGGATGCATTGGGGGAGCAATATAAACTTTAATTTAccattttctggttttcagaagtttcagGTTGTCCACTCTCCAAATTCTGGAAAAGCAGAAGGTAATGTttggcaaccttaactctacATTACCTAAGTTTTTAGGcattaaattaattattaatgtacagttttgagagagaaaaaaatgtatacATTCAATTTGCCTGGGCAAGAGAATGACTTGAGAAACTGGAAGGGAAAGGGATTTATAGTCAGTCATttaaatttctattttatttttattttatggctGGTCgaattgtatttgtttattttatcaaATCCTGATAGTTGAGAGAAGAGaccttgttcttaaaaatcacTATTCTGTTATCAGAATCAGATTGTAATATTAATATTGATATTTTATAAATAAGTAATTCAATACTTAAATTACATAAAAGTTATgctaatatatttgaaaaggcaAATAGGAAACAATACAGaaacaaaacaaccatcaggtgtagctacatgtgtcagTTTCTCCTGTGCAGTTTAATTTCATATTGTAATCTCTGCAACTCTGAAAGAACAAATTGAAACATCCatgaaaatagaaacaaaatatgaggATGGAAAAACTGCTGCTGTATTTCATGTATAATTACAAGACCAGATGATCGGTAAGTAGGGTcaagttttttgtgtttttcagaACACCAGAAACAACCTAATGAAACACCTGCCAAATATGAACCAACCGACCAGCCAGAAACAAAACTTACTCCAAGCAGAGTCAATAAGGGAGAAAAGCCAGACACCTTCAAGTTCATTCCTATATTTATTGATTTTACCTGGAAGCTGGAAGTATTGGATAGCATATACACAAGATTAGCATGAGAGAGAGACtacacagcagtgtgtgtgtaacTGGGAGAAAAAGGTGCTATGACTGATTAAACATTTAATCATTACCATCTATGATTTGCAGAGATTAACAAAACTAAGATAACCCATTACTGCATAGAActttcactgttttgttttggggcctgggcaatatatatatatgcactagCTTTCCAATTAGCTGGATAAATATaacatataataaataaatataacacaGTATATGTGGTTCTCCCCGTATATTCAACTGAGTAATTCAACAAGTAGCCCTTTCACAATCACAAATATTAAACCTTTGCTTCAATTTTATACATTAAAGCAAAGATAAGTGTCTCTTCCAgccaccccactcccagctttCCCTTTGTGAAATAGGAGAGAAGCCTGATTTTTTGAGTGTCCTTTCTGCAACCATTCAAATCACTAATCACACTGTGGCAGCGACATCATTCACATTAGGTGAGGAGACAGAGAAGAAACATACATGCGCTGCCCCTCGCTACTTTTAATTAGATCTGAACTAGCAGATTTTAAACCTTCCTTTGTTCAAGTTTGGAAAATGGCGACGAACGTCAGGGAGGCGGGGGGAAGCATCTGTCGGGGAACCCGATTGGCCATATTTCGCCGCAGATTCCTACTAGaaatggcaggggggagggggaagctttaCTAAGCCACAGAATAGCACACACCCCCACGGGGAACCGCGTTATCGAAAGATTTTATCAGAAGGGAAACTATTCAAAAGACGAATAGAAAAGATATTGTAAAGAGATTCCTAATTTAACCAGCAAGACGTTGAGAGCCCCAGCAGTGTCAGGAAACGTGGGCTTCTAAAGCAGTTATAATGATTACTGCTAGCCCTTAGCACTGAGTCTCCTAGTCCTAAAgctataaaacaacaacaacaacacgtTGGAATGTTTTGCCTGCCTAacgctgtccccccacccccaaccgcCGCATGCATAGACAGTGAAGAccttgggaggagggaaggtgcaAATAACCCGCCCTTTTTCCTCTGCAGTTCTCAATCAGGTCGTACTCCAGGCAATATACAGAGACGTTCACCCACACTCGCTACACAGCTGTCTTTGCAGCTCTAGTAAAGATGTCTGGTCGTGGTAAGGGAGGCAAGGGTCTCGGAAAAGGAGGCGCTAAGCGCCATAGGAAGGTGTTGAGGGATAATATCCAGGGTATTACAAAACCCGCTATTCGTCGTTTGGCTCGTCGTGGGGGAGTGAAGCGTATTTCAGGTCTCATTTACGAGGAGACTCGCGGGGTGCTGAAAGTGTTTCTGGAGAATGTGATCCGAGATGCTGTCACTTACACCGAGCATGCGAAGCGGAAGACTGTGACTGCTATGGACGTTGTTTAT contains:
- the LOC115644268 gene encoding histone H4, whose protein sequence is MSGRGKGGKGLGKGGAKRHRKVLRDNIQGITKPAIRRLARRGGVKRISGLIYEETRGVLKVFLENVIRDAVTYTEHAKRKTVTAMDVVYALKRQGRTLYGFGG